TCCGGTGACGTCTACCACGGAGACACACAGGTCGTCCAGGAGCTTGGTTCGCAGGTCGTCGGAACCGTCGACTGGTGTGCAGTCGTCGAGACACTCGCTGGTGCCGGGGTCGAACGGTACATCGAGATGCCGCCAGCCGGGACGCTTACGGGGTTCATCGAGCGGCTCTGTCCGGAGGCCGAGACGATACCACTGGAGTCTCCAGCAGATGCGGCGGAGGTGTTCGGCGCGTGACGTCGATGTCCGACGAAGTGGTCATCGTCACCGGCGGCACACGCGGCATCGGGCGAGCGACAGCCGAGGCGTTCGCCGAGCGACAGGCGACGGTTATTGCAACGTACTACAGCGACGAGGAGGCTGCCACAGATACCGAGGCCGCGTTGGCCGATATCGCCGACCATGACGACGTCGATACCTGGCAGTTCGATGTCGGCGATTACGAGGCTGTCAGTGACGCAATCGGAGAGATCGCCAGCGAGTACGGCCAGCCGACAGTACTGGTAAACAACGCCGGTATCATGTCCAACAACCTTCTCATCCGGATGGATCCGGATGAGTGGGAACAGGTACTACGGACGAACGTCACCGGGACGTTCAACTGCACGCGCTCGGTCGCCCGCCAGATGCTCAGAGGGGACGGTGGCGCTATCGTCAATGTCGCCTCTGTTGCCGCACAGCAGGGCTGGGCGGGACAGTCTAACTACGCAGCGAGCAAAGCGGCTATCGTCGGGTTCACGCGCTCGATCGCGAGTGAACTCGGTGACAAGTCCATCCGTGTCAACGCTGTCGCGCCCGGGTACACGCGGACGGATCTGTACTCAGATCACCTCTCTGAGACGCAAGAAGAGATCGTGGCCGAAGAAACGGCCTCGGGTGAACCGGCGTCCCCTGCGGATATCGCCGAAGCAATCCTGTTTCTGGCGAGCGATCGAGCATCGTACGTCCACGGCGAGGTACTCAGAGTGGACGACGGTCTCGTCGGTTAGCTATAGAACAGTATCGGCAGAACGCCATCGAATATGTGGAGACGCTGGTTGTGGAGCTGGAAAAATCGACACAACGTGACGAAGAGTGGCAGGACGAGGTCGAAACGCCTCGAGAGAAGGCTGGGATATCTGCATCGAAGGGGACGACGAAGACGATCAACGACGGGAGTATCATTTCCTCCAGTGGCGGGAGGCGAGAAGGTCAAGAGCGAATA
This portion of the Haloarcula salinisoli genome encodes:
- a CDS encoding SDR family NAD(P)-dependent oxidoreductase is translated as MSDEVVIVTGGTRGIGRATAEAFAERQATVIATYYSDEEAATDTEAALADIADHDDVDTWQFDVGDYEAVSDAIGEIASEYGQPTVLVNNAGIMSNNLLIRMDPDEWEQVLRTNVTGTFNCTRSVARQMLRGDGGAIVNVASVAAQQGWAGQSNYAASKAAIVGFTRSIASELGDKSIRVNAVAPGYTRTDLYSDHLSETQEEIVAEETASGEPASPADIAEAILFLASDRASYVHGEVLRVDDGLVG